One Symphalangus syndactylus isolate Jambi chromosome 20, NHGRI_mSymSyn1-v2.1_pri, whole genome shotgun sequence DNA segment encodes these proteins:
- the LOC129469657 gene encoding uncharacterized protein — protein MVVPTQPARRLQPRKSSFPGDGDEAPGPGGGDGAAAGGGGGGGLGGGGRSAQRRAGAGARRPIGAAPSVGPGGELQGWGRKSGCRPPGPEGWAGGRKLRRWLPPRRFSNFCCRSPCAQTAVRRRRRAPSPRGAGWREGAGAGCRPGDPRNHGGRGVGCRAASPAAEGAAGAASPAGAGGHRGEAEAAARSAAPPGPRTASSRSPRARDWPGLGEGGHGLGIGGAHLLRTEDLNDCEHGSETHGGAALARQGCVPVSGPELRRNTSRALSFIRTMAREEPLTRLSKRRKVNI, from the exons ATGGTGGTCCCCACCCAGCCGGCCAGGCGCCTCCAGCCTCGGAAATCCAGCTTTCCGGGGGACGGGGACGAGGCTCCTGGCCCGGGCGGGGGCGACGGGGCAGCggctggcggcggcggcggcgggggtctCGGCGGCGGGGGGCGCTCGGCTCAGCGGCGCGCAGGGGCCGGGGCGCGGCGTCCCATCGGGGCGGCCCCGTCCGTGGGACCGGGCGGCGAGCTGCAGGGTTGGGGGAGGAAGTCAGGCTGCAGGCCGCCGGGGCCAGAGGGCTGGGCCGGGGGCAGGAAGCTGCGGCGCTGGCTCCCCCCTCGGCGATTTTCGAACTTCTGCTGTCGCTCCCCGTGCGCGCAAACCGCAgttcgccgccgccgccgggcaCCCAGCCCCAGGGGGGcgggctggagggagggggcgGGCGCCGGGTGCCGGCCGGGGGACCCCCGCAACCATGGCGGGCGGGGAGTGGGCTGCCGAGCCGCTTCACCTGCCGCAGAGGGGGCGGCCGGCGCCGCTTCACCTGCCGGAGCAGGAGGCCACCGAggcgaggccgaggcggcggcGCGCTCGGCGGCGCCTCCGGGTCCTAGAACCGCATCCTCCCGCTCGCCTCGGGCGAGGGATTGGCCGGGTCTGGGTGAAGGGGGTCACGGCCTGGGGATCGGAGGGGCACATCTCCTCCGCACCGAGGATCTCAACGACTGCGAGCACGGCTCGGAGACCCACGGTGGTGCAGCGTTGGCGCGCCAGGGCTGCGTTCCCGTCTCGGGTCCCGAACTGAGAAG AAATACTTCCAGAGCTCTTTCATTCATCCGGACAATGGCCAGAGAAG AGCCACTGACGAGACTAAGCAAGAGACGGAAAGTTAACATCTAA